The genomic segment CCTTGACACCGGAAGATCAAATCGGAATATGGGTGATAAAATCGAGGCAGAGGAGATCCTGTCTTCGGATAGGATACTTTTATGACATGGTGGTCTCGTGGTCCGGATGGCCGGGAAGCGCTTTCAGGGTAGGTCTTGCGGTGGAACTTCGTCAGCTTCGGTGCTTCATGGCCGTCGTGGAAGAAGGCGGCTTCAACCGGTCGACGACCCGGTTGCACATGACCCAGCCGGCTATTTCCTATCAGATCAAGCTGCTCGAGGCCGATCTGGGCATGCCGCTCTTCTATCGCCTGTCGCGCGGCATCAGCCCAACCGAAGCGGGACGGGTGCTCTACCAGCACGCGCTCAAGATAGAGGAGGCCGTGCACCAGGCCCATCAGGCCCTGGAACGCCTTTCCGACGGCGTGGCGGGCGAGGTGCGCATCGGCACGGTGAACAGCGTCGGCATCTACTTCCTGCCCGCGATCCTGCAGAGCATGCGCAAGAAGCATCCCTCGGCCCGTCCGACCGTCCTGTACCGCAATTCCTACGAGATCACCGAAGCGCTCCTGGCCAATCGGGTGGACGTGGCCCTGGTGGCGAACCCCCAGCCGGACCGGCGGCTGCGGCACGAGATCATCTTCGAGGAGAACGTTTCGCTGGTCTGCGGCCGCTCGCACCCCTTCTTCGGGCGCAAGTCGATACGCCCCGAGGAACTTGACGGCCAGCCCTTCGCCTCCCTGACCCCGGAAAATCCGACTGGGCAGATCGTACGCGACCACCTGGTCAAGCTGGGCGTCAGCGTCGAGACCGTCGTCTCGACCGATAACGTCGAAACCGTCCGCGAGATGGTCGAGGCCGGCCTGGGCGTCGCCTTTCTCCCGGATATGGTCACCAGCCGGGGCATCGCCTGCGAAGGACGGCCGCTGGGGACCTTCGACCGGATCCAGATCGTGCCCCCGCTGACCCGGCGCATCGTGCTGGTCACCTGGAAACAGGTCGAGCCGACGCCGGCGGTGGCCGCCTTCCTGAGCGAGTTGAGGGCCCACGGGGCGGCCTGGAAGGGCTGCGTCGATAAAGAAGATATATGACCCCCGCCCCCGCACGGCGATATATGCACCTGTCAACTGATACAAAAAGTTCTTTATGGGTAGGATATAAAGTTTCGCGTTGATCTGATCGGCGGCAGATATGAAATTGCAGCTTGGAGTTCCAGCGGCAGGTAATTCGGCTCCCATGAATCGATTTTAGGAGGTGCCCTTAATGCCAAGTTTTGTGATTCCGGACAAGTGTGACGGATGCAAGGCGCTCGACAAGACCGCCTGCCAGTACATCTGTCCGAACGACCTCATGGTCCTGGACAAGGACAAGATGAAGGCGTTCAATCAGGATCCGTCACAGTGCTGGGAATGCATGTGCTGCGTGAAGATCTGCCCCACGAGCGCCATCGACGTGCGCGGTTACGCGGACTTCGTGCCCATGGGCGCTTCGGTGGTGCCCATGCGCTCGACCGACAGCATCATGTGGACCGTCAAGTTCCGCAACGGCAACATCAAGCGCTTCAAGTTCCCCATCCGCACGACTCCCGAAGGCGAAGCCGTGCCCAGCGGCGGCTGGGACAACGCTCCCGACCTCGATGGACCGGTTCTGTACACCGAGCCCGAATCCAACGGGTTGTCTGAACTCTGGACGAAGGGAAGGTAGCAGCCATGAAGGAGTTCGAGACCGTAGAAGTCCAGACCGATCTTTTGATCCTGGGCGGCGGCATGGCCGCTTGCGGCGCCGCGGTCGAGGCCGCCTACTGGGGCAAGAAGAACAAAGTCAAGGTGACCCTGGTCGACAAGGCCGCCATGGACCGCTCCGGCGCCGTGGCCATGGGCCTGTCCGCCATCAACCAGTACGTCGGCCTCAAGGACGGCGAGAATACAATCAATGATTACGTCAACTACGTGCGCAACGACCTGATGGGCATCACCCGCGAGGACCTGGTTGCCAACATCGCCCGCCACGTGGATTCGTCCGTGCATCTGTTCGAGAAGTGGGGACTGCCCATCTGGACGGACGACAAGGGCGGATACGTGCACGAGGGCCGCTGGCAGCTGATGATCAACGGCGAATCCTACAAGATCATCGTCGCCGAGGCCGCCAAGAACGCCCTGGGCACCGACAACATCTACGAGCGCGTGTTCATCACCCATCCGCTGATGGATGGCGACCGCTGCGTCGGCGCCGTCGGTTTCTCGGTCCGCGAGAACAAGTTCTACGTCTTCAAGGCGAAGGCCGTCCTGGCCGCCATGGGCGGCGCCGTGGGCGTGTTCAAGCCCCGTTCGTCGGGTGAGGGCGCCGGCCGCGCCTGGTACCCGCCGTTCAACTCCGGTGCCTCGGCCTACTTCACGATCCAGGCCGGCGCCGAGATGACCTGTCAGGAAGTTCGCTTCATCCCCGTGCGCTTCAAGGACGCCTATGGTCCCGTCGGTGCGTGGTTCCTGCTGTTCAAGGCCACCGCGACCAACGCGCTGGGCGGCAACTACATGGTGGAGCGTCGGTCCGAGCTGGAGAACTGGAAGCCGTACGGCGCAGTCAAGCCCGTGCCCGCGAACCTGCGCAACTACCTGATGATGCTCGACGTGATGGAAGGCAAGGGCCCGATCTACATGCAGACGGCCGAGGCCATCCAGAAGATCGCCGCGAGCGAGACCGACCCCAAGAAGGCCAAGAAGAAGCTGAAGGAACTCGAGTCCGAGGCGTGGGAGGACTTCCTGGACATGACGATCGCCCAGGCGATCCTGTGGGCTGCGACCAATATCCAGCCCGAGGAGAGCCCCTCGGAGATCGCCGCGGCCGAGCCCTACTTCATCGGTTCCCACTCCGGCGCTTCCGGCGCCTGGGTATCCGGTCCCGAGGATCTGGCTCCCCCCGAGTACTTCTGGGGCTACGAGAACATGACCACGGTGAAAGGCCTCTTCGCCGCTGGCGACGCTTCCGGCGCCTCTTCCCACAAGTTCTCCTCCGGCTCCCAT from the bacterium genome contains:
- a CDS encoding LysR family transcriptional regulator, with the translated sequence MAVVEEGGFNRSTTRLHMTQPAISYQIKLLEADLGMPLFYRLSRGISPTEAGRVLYQHALKIEEAVHQAHQALERLSDGVAGEVRIGTVNSVGIYFLPAILQSMRKKHPSARPTVLYRNSYEITEALLANRVDVALVANPQPDRRLRHEIIFEENVSLVCGRSHPFFGRKSIRPEELDGQPFASLTPENPTGQIVRDHLVKLGVSVETVVSTDNVETVREMVEAGLGVAFLPDMVTSRGIACEGRPLGTFDRIQIVPPLTRRIVLVTWKQVEPTPAVAAFLSELRAHGAAWKGCVDKEDI
- the aprB gene encoding adenylyl-sulfate reductase subunit beta; this encodes MPSFVIPDKCDGCKALDKTACQYICPNDLMVLDKDKMKAFNQDPSQCWECMCCVKICPTSAIDVRGYADFVPMGASVVPMRSTDSIMWTVKFRNGNIKRFKFPIRTTPEGEAVPSGGWDNAPDLDGPVLYTEPESNGLSELWTKGR
- the aprA gene encoding adenylyl-sulfate reductase subunit alpha, with the protein product MKEFETVEVQTDLLILGGGMAACGAAVEAAYWGKKNKVKVTLVDKAAMDRSGAVAMGLSAINQYVGLKDGENTINDYVNYVRNDLMGITREDLVANIARHVDSSVHLFEKWGLPIWTDDKGGYVHEGRWQLMINGESYKIIVAEAAKNALGTDNIYERVFITHPLMDGDRCVGAVGFSVRENKFYVFKAKAVLAAMGGAVGVFKPRSSGEGAGRAWYPPFNSGASAYFTIQAGAEMTCQEVRFIPVRFKDAYGPVGAWFLLFKATATNALGGNYMVERRSELENWKPYGAVKPVPANLRNYLMMLDVMEGKGPIYMQTAEAIQKIAASETDPKKAKKKLKELESEAWEDFLDMTIAQAILWAATNIQPEESPSEIAAAEPYFIGSHSGASGAWVSGPEDLAPPEYFWGYENMTTVKGLFAAGDASGASSHKFSSGSHAEGRIAGKAAVRYVVKEKHDGIKYAESEIAALKERILRPLKIYAENQDKSTQGDVNPAYILPKSFMQRMQKLMDEYAGGVTAQFTTSKPNLERALVLLELLHEDSENLAAKDLHELMRCWENIHRSYQAEAHVRAMLFREETRWPGYYFRSDTPKMDNDNWSVFVNGKYDKASSEWTFKKVPIVHVFK